CGGCCCCCAGGGCATCAGGATCAGGGCCAGCCAGACCCCACAGGAGAGGGCGCAGGAAAAGACGATGGGCGGCTTGCGGCGGCCCAGGCGGTCGGTGACAAAGCCCATGCCAAGGCAGCTGATGGCGAATCCCAGCAGTGCCATGCTGGTATACTGGGAAGCCTGGGTACGGCTGATGCCATGCACCTGCTCCAGGTAGGGGACTCCCCAGAGACCGGCAAAGGCCAGCAGTCCACCCAGCATGCCCACATTCATCAGCATGGCGGCCCAGATGCGCGGATTGGCCAGCACCTGGCGCAGATCAGCCAGCCACGACTGCTGGCGCTCCGGGTGGGTCAGCTGCCCTTCCATTTCACGAATGGAGGGAAATCCCGCATCTTCAGGCCGGTTGCGCACGACAATGGCGCTGGCCACGGCCAGGCCCAGCGAGACAATTCCCGCCAGCACAAACACCGTGCGCCAGGAGAGAACATCCAGGATCAGGCCCAGGGGAGCAGCAGCAAAGACGCCCCCCAGGTTCCCCAGAAAGATGGTCAGCCCGCTGATAACCCCATAGCTGCGCTCGCTGAACCACTGGGTATTGCTCTTCATGAAAGCCACAAAGACGACGGAGACCCCCAGTCCCACCAGCAGGCGCCCTGCCATGGCAGTGGAGTAGTCGGGTGCCAGGGCAAAGAGCAGCGAGCCAAGCCCGGCCAGCACACCTCCGGCGGTGACGCAGACGCGAGGCCCCAGGGTATCGGCCAGAATGCCCGAAGGGATCTGCATGGCGGTATAGACGTAGTAATAGGCGGCAGCCAGGGAACCAAGAGCCACCGCCGACGTATTGAAGGCGGCCATGAGCTCACCGGCCACGACGCCGGGAGCAATGCGGTGGAAGAACACGGAGATAAAGGATGCCGCCAACAGACCATAGATGATCCAGCGCAGGCGGCTGAAACGCTTTTGTTCGCTGGTACAGAGGATTCCGGGTCGATCGTTCATGGGAAAAAGGCCTTCCAGAGGATGCGCGCAGCCACGAGAAGCACCAGCAGGCCAAAGATGCGCTTAAGCCTGGGAGCGGGCAGACGATGGGAGAGGGCAACACCGAAGGGCACACTGAGGAAGGTAAAGGTGGCGATGCCCAGCAGCGCTGGCAGGTAGACGTATCCCAGGCTCCAGGCCGGCAGGCCGAGGCTGTGCCAGCCCGCGTACACGAAACCGATGGTTCCCGCCGTGGCAATGGGCAGCGCCAGAGTGATGCTGGTGGCGACGGCATTCTGCATGGGAACATTGGAGGCCACCAGCAGGGGGATGATCACATTTCCGCCGGCAATACCCGCCATGCCGGAGACCAGGCCCACAAAGGTGCCCGCTCCCGCCGTCCCCACCCCGCCGGGAAGCTGCCGCCTCGGATTTGGGGTCCAGCGGCGCAGCATATTGATTCCCGCATAGGTGAGAAAGCAGCCGATAAACGCCTGCAGGGCAAAAGCAGGTAGCAGGCTGGCCACGGTCCCACTGAGAAAGGCGCCCAGGAGTATATAGGGTGTCCAGCGACGCACCACCTGCCAGAGAATGGCGCCGCGCTTCATTTGCGCCAGGATGGCCGAGATTGAGGTAACAATAATGGTGGACAGGGATGTGGCCACGGCCAGCTTGATGGCCAGGGCCGGGTCCATGCCCTGGCGCGCGAAGAGATAGAGCAGGGAAGGGACAATGATCACCCCGCCTCCCACCCCGAGGGTGCCGGCAATAATACCAGCGGCAATGCCGGTCAGCGCGAAATGGAGAATATTGACAAGTTCCAAGGAGCCCTCTGGCGTCTGAGATAAGGGAAAAGATACCACGGCGGGCATATTTCACAAGCCACAAATTCCAAGGATTTCAAGCTCCAAAACAAAAGCCTTGTGATGGTCTGTCATTGTGGGTATCAAAATACTTGACACCTTGTAAGCATGCCCATAGGATGCCTTTATCTGTTTTATTACTCCCTCTTTATGGAAATACAGGTGGTGCGTATGGGAAGGAAACTCCTTTTGGCTGGTGCTTTTTTGTGGCTTTTCCCCGTCGTGGGGCACGGAGGGACACTGCATCCTCCCGGCTCCACCCTGACCCTTGGCAATGTCAGCCACAATCAGAGTCTGCTGGCCAGCGTGCAGAATCCCGCTGCCGGAGCGGCCGCCCTTGAGAAAAAAGGAGGGCAGTACCGTTTCGGCATTCTGAGCTCCATCGGTTTCGGCTATGAATTTGGCGACGTGGATAACCTGCTGGATGAACTGGATGACCTTTCCGACCTCCTGGATGACGCCTCCACCCTGCAGGAGGTGGAAGATATCAAGGAGCGCTTTGACGAGGCCCTGGTGGATATGAGCCGGGATGGCTACCTGAAGGTTCAGGGTGGCGTCCATGTCCCCCTGATGCCGATCGTCATGACCCACTCCCTGTGGCAGGGCAGCATCACCTTTGACGCCAGCTACCAGGGACAGGCCCGTCTGGGCGTCCTGGACGACCCCATTGCGTGGGACGAAGTCCGCGGCGAAGCCGTGACCAACACTTCCCTCTACCTGAAGGGAGCCGTGATTCGCCAGATCAGCCTGGGATACAGCCGCCAGGTATGGGAAAATCATTTCGGCACCCTCTATGCCGGTGCCCGCCTCAAGCACTATGAGGGAGATTTTTCCAAAAACGTCATCGCCCTGATGGACGCCGATGACGATGTGGCCGATGTCTTTGAAGACGAATTCGACGCCAACCAGCGTACCTCGTCGGCCCTGGGAGTCGATGCCGGCGTCCTCTGGGTGGCCCATCTCTATCGCCTGGGAGCCACGGTCAACAACCTCAACAGTCCCAGCCTCTCCTATCCCGCCATTGGTACAGGGTGCGACTCCCTCAGCGGCTCCGCCCAAGACAACTGCAATACGGCGGCGTACTTCAGCAACCGCATCAACCTGCGGGAAAAATACGAGATGGAGCCCCAGTTACAGGTAGAAGGTACCCTCTACCATCCCAACCGTCAGTGGGTGGTGTCCGCCAGCCTGGACGCCAATCCCGTCTATGACGCCGTGGGCGACGAGGTGCAATGGTTTACCCTCAGCACAGCCTACCTCAGCGAAAGCTGGGTGATTCCCGGCTACCGCTTCGGCTACCGCAAAAATCTCACCGGCAGCGAACTCAGCTATGTCACCACCGGCTTTACCCTTTTCAGAACCTTTAACCTGGATATCGCCTACGGCCTTGACCGCATCGAGGTTGACGATGATGAGTACCCACGCTCCATCATGGTCAACCTGGGCTTTGATCTGACGTTCTAACGACTACACCGTGCTGGCCCAGGTGGTGATCGCCGGCATCCCCCAGAACGTACTCATAAAATCCAAAGCGGATGGTGACTATGATGTCTCCTCATACTAAGCTTCAGCATGTGTTTGCGAAAAGCGCGGGCATCGCCCTGATACTGGGAGCCTGCGCCGGCACCTCTTTGAGCGCACCGGTGAACTTCGAAGGCGCGGGCAGCCTGACCATGGGCAGCGCCAGCGTCATGGAAGAGGGGGCATTTGTCTGGTTCCTGCCGGTTCTGCGCGAGAATTTCCCCGATGAAGTGGGAACCACCACCGATATTCCCTGGGGCGTGCGGGCCGGCATCGCGCCGGGCTGGGAGCTGGGAGCCCGTTTCCCCTACCGCAGCGACAGCGAACTGGAAAAGGATGGCCTGCGCCACATTGAGCTTTCCGCCAAAGTGCAGCTTTTCGGCGGTCCCCGTGCGCAGCGCTCCGGAGCCCTGGCGCTCTTTGGCACTGTGGTGAACTCAGAAGGTGAGCCCTTCCTGGGAACCGGCAGGGCCAATATGGGCATCGAGTTCCTGGTGACGGAAGTGCTCAGCACCGACACCCGCTTCCACTCGTCCATCGGCCTGGCGCGACGCGATATCCGGGCCCCCTACCTGGAAGCCACCGACCCCGACTATGATCCCGAAGCCATATACCAGATCACCAGGACGCTCTCCTATAAAATGGGCCTTGAACAGCGTCTGTGGAGGCAGAGC
This portion of the Desulfurispirillum indicum S5 genome encodes:
- a CDS encoding MFS transporter, whose protein sequence is MNDRPGILCTSEQKRFSRLRWIIYGLLAASFISVFFHRIAPGVVAGELMAAFNTSAVALGSLAAAYYYVYTAMQIPSGILADTLGPRVCVTAGGVLAGLGSLLFALAPDYSTAMAGRLLVGLGVSVVFVAFMKSNTQWFSERSYGVISGLTIFLGNLGGVFAAAPLGLILDVLSWRTVFVLAGIVSLGLAVASAIVVRNRPEDAGFPSIREMEGQLTHPERQQSWLADLRQVLANPRIWAAMLMNVGMLGGLLAFAGLWGVPYLEQVHGISRTQASQYTSMALLGFAISCLGMGFVTDRLGRRKPPIVFSCALSCGVWLALILMPWGPGLSGFVLYTLLGISAGGFVAVFPAAREIVPPWSAGTAMAMVNTGSFLGAAILQPAFGWAMDLGWSGVIIDGVRWYSIEAYQRGLWLCFAFCVFSLLASLGIRETRCRNTSLPENRGPLGKPAGF
- a CDS encoding sulfite exporter TauE/SafE family protein, with amino-acid sequence MELVNILHFALTGIAAGIIAGTLGVGGGVIIVPSLLYLFARQGMDPALAIKLAVATSLSTIIVTSISAILAQMKRGAILWQVVRRWTPYILLGAFLSGTVASLLPAFALQAFIGCFLTYAGINMLRRWTPNPRRQLPGGVGTAGAGTFVGLVSGMAGIAGGNVIIPLLVASNVPMQNAVATSITLALPIATAGTIGFVYAGWHSLGLPAWSLGYVYLPALLGIATFTFLSVPFGVALSHRLPAPRLKRIFGLLVLLVAARILWKAFFP
- a CDS encoding conjugal transfer protein TraF, which encodes MGRKLLLAGAFLWLFPVVGHGGTLHPPGSTLTLGNVSHNQSLLASVQNPAAGAAALEKKGGQYRFGILSSIGFGYEFGDVDNLLDELDDLSDLLDDASTLQEVEDIKERFDEALVDMSRDGYLKVQGGVHVPLMPIVMTHSLWQGSITFDASYQGQARLGVLDDPIAWDEVRGEAVTNTSLYLKGAVIRQISLGYSRQVWENHFGTLYAGARLKHYEGDFSKNVIALMDADDDVADVFEDEFDANQRTSSALGVDAGVLWVAHLYRLGATVNNLNSPSLSYPAIGTGCDSLSGSAQDNCNTAAYFSNRINLREKYEMEPQLQVEGTLYHPNRQWVVSASLDANPVYDAVGDEVQWFTLSTAYLSESWVIPGYRFGYRKNLTGSELSYVTTGFTLFRTFNLDIAYGLDRIEVDDDEYPRSIMVNLGFDLTF
- a CDS encoding LytR C-terminal domain-containing protein; amino-acid sequence: MMSPHTKLQHVFAKSAGIALILGACAGTSLSAPVNFEGAGSLTMGSASVMEEGAFVWFLPVLRENFPDEVGTTTDIPWGVRAGIAPGWELGARFPYRSDSELEKDGLRHIELSAKVQLFGGPRAQRSGALALFGTVVNSEGEPFLGTGRANMGIEFLVTEVLSTDTRFHSSIGLARRDIRAPYLEATDPDYDPEAIYQITRTLSYKMGLEQRLWRQSYLLLEAGTSIGLAGEDEQDQFSIYVMPGLRFGNPAAGWNLTMAVGRDIPENGLEPESRYMLGLSYRTQPARATQDDELRKRLEELEKRLAAEAALDQDPAAGAPLPGAAAPAATGRLRVEVINASGVPLLGERIAEEVRQKGNYDVIRVGSTGNVTDQELTHIHYRDGLARDAVTLGHSMRNYQIVTQGRDLPEDVDLRIVIGVDQFRP